In Streptococcus oralis, a single window of DNA contains:
- the cas2 gene encoding CRISPR-associated endonuclease Cas2, with the protein MGLYFNLSAEEKEFAKKKSFFCIIIYDIVSNKRRLKLAKLLEGFGIRVQRSCFEIDLEKSNYRSLLSELQAFYDADQLDNIIVYVGNREETLRLNTDEVEIEKEDCLFF; encoded by the coding sequence ATGGGACTTTATTTTAATCTTTCAGCAGAAGAGAAGGAGTTTGCTAAGAAAAAGTCTTTCTTTTGTATTATCATATATGACATTGTTAGTAATAAGAGGCGTCTGAAACTCGCAAAGTTACTAGAGGGATTTGGTATCCGAGTCCAACGATCCTGCTTTGAGATTGACCTAGAAAAGTCCAACTATCGTAGCTTGCTGAGTGAGTTACAAGCATTCTATGATGCTGACCAGTTAGACAATATCATTGTTTACGTTGGAAATCGAGAAGAAACCTTGCGCTTAAACACAGATGAAGTCGAGATAGAAAAGGAGGATTGTTTGTTCTTTTGA
- a CDS encoding ABC transporter ATP-binding protein, producing the protein MKKPIIEFKNVSKVFEDSNTKVLKDINFELEEGKFYTLLGASGSGKSTILNIIAGLLDATTGDILLDGVRINDIPTNKRDVHTVFQSYALFPHMNVFENVAFPLRLRKVDKKEIEKRVLEVLKMVQLEGFEKRSIRKLSGGQRQRVAIARAIINQPRVVLLDEPLSALDLKLRTDMQYELRELQQRLGITFVFVTHDQEEALAMSDWIFVMNDGEIVQSGTPVDIYDEPINHFVATFIGESNILPGTMIEDYLVEFNGKRFEAVDGGMKPNEPVEIVIRPEDLRITLPEEGKLQVKVDTQLFRGVHYEIIAYDELGNEWMIHSTRKAIVGEEIGLDFEPEDIHIMRLNETEEEFDARIEEYVEIEEQEAGLINAIEEERDEENNL; encoded by the coding sequence GAATTCAAAAACGTCTCTAAAGTTTTTGAAGACAGCAACACCAAGGTTCTCAAAGACATCAACTTTGAGTTGGAAGAAGGGAAATTTTACACTCTTTTGGGCGCATCTGGTTCAGGAAAATCAACCATTCTAAATATCATTGCAGGTTTACTGGATGCGACGACAGGGGATATTTTACTGGATGGGGTGCGGATCAACGATATCCCAACCAACAAACGAGATGTTCATACAGTCTTCCAATCCTATGCCTTGTTTCCACATATGAATGTGTTTGAAAATGTTGCCTTTCCACTCCGCTTGCGTAAGGTCGATAAGAAAGAAATCGAAAAACGTGTGCTAGAAGTTCTCAAAATGGTACAGTTGGAAGGTTTCGAGAAACGTTCCATTCGTAAGCTTTCGGGAGGACAACGTCAACGTGTGGCGATTGCGCGTGCGATTATCAACCAACCACGTGTGGTCCTCTTGGATGAACCTCTGTCAGCCCTTGACCTGAAGTTGCGAACCGACATGCAGTACGAATTGCGTGAATTGCAACAACGATTGGGTATTACCTTTGTTTTCGTTACCCACGATCAGGAAGAAGCCCTTGCTATGAGTGACTGGATTTTCGTTATGAATGATGGCGAGATTGTCCAGTCTGGAACACCAGTGGACATCTATGATGAGCCAATCAACCACTTTGTTGCCACCTTTATCGGTGAGTCCAACATCTTGCCAGGAACCATGATTGAGGACTACTTGGTCGAGTTTAACGGCAAACGCTTTGAAGCGGTCGATGGTGGGATGAAGCCAAATGAGCCTGTCGAGATTGTCATTCGTCCAGAGGACTTGCGCATTACCCTTCCTGAAGAAGGCAAGCTCCAAGTTAAAGTTGATACCCAGCTTTTCCGTGGGGTTCACTATGAGATCATCGCCTATGACGAACTCGGAAACGAATGGATGATTCACTCGACTCGTAAGGCCATCGTTGGCGAGGAAATCGGTCTGGACTTTGAACCAGAAGATATCCACATCATGCGTCTCAACGAAACCGAAGAAGAGTTCGATGCTCGTATCGAAGAATACGTAGAAATCGAAGAGCAAGAAGCAGGTTTGATTAACGCGATCGAGGAGGAAAGAGATGAAGAAAACAACCTCTAA
- a CDS encoding ABC transporter permease, protein MKKTTSKLFVVPYMLWIALFVLAPLVLIFGQSFFNIEGQFSLENYKSYFASQNLTYLKMSFNSVLYAGIVTLVTLLISYPTALFLTRLKHRQLWLMLIILPTWINLLLKAYAFIGIFGQNGSINQFLEFIGIGSQQLLFTDFSFIFVASYIELPFMILPIFNVLDDMDNNLINASYDLGATKWETFRHVIFPLSMNGVRSGVQSVFIPSLSLFMLTRLIGGNRVITLGTAIEQNFLTNDNYGMGSTIGVILILTMFITMWVTKERRER, encoded by the coding sequence ATGAAGAAAACAACCTCTAAACTCTTTGTAGTGCCCTACATGCTTTGGATTGCCCTCTTTGTCCTCGCACCCTTAGTCTTGATTTTCGGTCAATCCTTTTTCAACATTGAAGGGCAGTTTAGTTTAGAAAACTATAAATCCTACTTTGCGTCACAAAACTTGACCTATCTTAAAATGAGCTTCAACTCTGTGCTTTATGCAGGGATTGTCACCTTGGTAACACTGCTCATCAGCTATCCAACAGCCCTCTTTTTGACTCGTCTCAAGCACCGTCAACTCTGGCTTATGCTGATTATCTTGCCAACCTGGATCAATCTGCTCCTTAAGGCCTATGCCTTTATCGGGATTTTTGGTCAAAATGGCTCTATTAATCAATTTTTGGAATTTATCGGAATCGGTTCGCAACAGTTGCTCTTTACCGATTTCTCCTTTATCTTTGTCGCAAGCTACATCGAGCTTCCCTTTATGATTTTACCGATTTTCAATGTCTTGGATGACATGGATAACAATCTCATCAATGCCAGCTACGACCTCGGTGCGACCAAGTGGGAAACGTTCCGTCATGTTATCTTTCCTCTATCAATGAATGGAGTGAGAAGTGGGGTTCAGTCTGTCTTTATCCCCAGCTTGAGTCTCTTCATGCTGACACGTTTGATTGGTGGGAACCGCGTTATCACGCTGGGAACGGCTATTGAGCAGAACTTCCTGACCAATGACAACTACGGTATGGGTTCTACCATCGGTGTGATCCTCATCCTGACCATGTTCATCACCATGTGGGTGACCAAGGAAAGGAGAGAACGATGA
- the cas6 gene encoding CRISPR-associated endoribonuclease Cas6 yields the protein MKRIELLFKRIDQSPSDLSTKFQGFLMENLEPDYVTWLHEQETNPYSLKIIHQKDKTLWSLHLLTDEAVKQILPVLLELKKVELHDLPTLMVESLSMQDLSSEQLFEFFNENQDRSLYTIHFQTPTGFRSQGEYVLFPTMRLIFQSLMMKYARLVENRQDIEEETLDYLVKHSRVTSYRLESSYFKVHGKKIPGFRGKLTFKITGPNTLKAYANMLLKFGEYSGLGMKTSLGMGGLELEERKD from the coding sequence ATGAAACGCATCGAACTATTATTTAAGCGGATTGACCAATCACCGAGCGACCTATCTACAAAATTCCAAGGTTTTCTTATGGAAAACTTGGAACCAGACTATGTGACTTGGCTACATGAGCAGGAGACCAACCCCTACTCACTAAAAATCATCCATCAAAAGGACAAGACCCTATGGTCCCTTCATCTCCTGACGGATGAGGCTGTCAAGCAGATTTTGCCAGTTCTATTGGAGCTCAAGAAAGTAGAACTTCATGATTTACCAACTCTCATGGTAGAGTCTCTGTCCATGCAAGATCTCAGTTCGGAGCAACTCTTTGAGTTTTTTAATGAAAACCAAGATCGGTCACTCTACACTATACATTTTCAAACTCCAACAGGATTTCGCTCTCAGGGAGAGTACGTGCTCTTTCCGACCATGCGTCTCATCTTTCAGAGTTTGATGATGAAGTATGCACGTCTGGTCGAGAATCGTCAGGACATTGAAGAGGAAACCCTGGACTACTTGGTCAAGCATAGTAGGGTTACCAGCTATCGATTGGAATCCAGCTATTTTAAAGTCCATGGCAAAAAAATACCTGGTTTCAGGGGGAAATTGACCTTTAAGATTACAGGTCCAAATACCTTGAAAGCTTATGCTAATATGCTTCTAAAATTTGGGGAGTACTCAGGTCTCGGTATGAAAACTAGCTTAGGGATGGGAGGTTTAGAACTTGAAGAAAGAAAAGATTGA
- a CDS encoding ABC transporter substrate-binding protein gives MKKLYSFLAGIAAIILVLWGIATHLDSKINSRDSQKLVIYNWGDYIDPDLLEKFTEETGIQVQYETFDSNEAMYTKIKQGGTTYDIAIPSEYMINKMKDEDLLVPLDYSKIEGIENIGPEFLNQSFDPGNKFSIPYFWGTLGIVYNETMVEEAPEHWDDLWKPEYKDSIMLFDGAREVLGLGLNSLGYSLNSKDPQQLEETVDKLYKLTPNIKAIVADEMKGYMIQNNAAIGVTFSGEARQMLEKNPNLKYVVPTEASNLWFDNMVIPKTVKNQDAAYAFINFMLKPENALKNAEYVGYSTPNLPAKEMLPEETREDKSFYPDADTMKHLEVYEKFDHKWTGKYSDLFLQFKMYRK, from the coding sequence ATGAAAAAACTCTATTCATTTTTAGCAGGAATTGCAGCAATTATCCTTGTCTTGTGGGGAATTGCGACTCATCTAGACAGTAAAATCAATAGCCGAGACAGTCAAAAACTGGTTATTTACAACTGGGGGGACTATATCGATCCAGACCTCTTGGAGAAATTTACAGAAGAAACAGGAATCCAAGTACAGTATGAGACCTTTGATTCTAACGAAGCCATGTATACCAAAATCAAGCAGGGTGGAACGACCTATGATATTGCCATCCCAAGTGAATACATGATCAACAAGATGAAGGACGAAGACCTCTTAGTTCCGCTTGATTATTCAAAAATTGAAGGAATCGAAAATATCGGACCTGAGTTCCTCAACCAGTCATTTGACCCGGGCAACAAATTCTCCATCCCGTACTTCTGGGGAACCTTGGGAATTGTTTACAATGAAACCATGGTAGAGGAGGCACCTGAGCATTGGGATGACCTCTGGAAACCAGAATACAAGGATTCCATCATGCTCTTTGATGGGGCGCGTGAGGTGCTGGGACTCGGGCTTAACTCACTCGGTTACAGTCTCAACTCCAAGGATCCTCAGCAGCTGGAAGAGACAGTGGATAAGCTCTACAAACTGACTCCAAATATCAAGGCCATTGTGGCGGACGAGATGAAGGGTTACATGATTCAGAACAACGCTGCTATCGGTGTGACTTTCTCTGGGGAAGCTAGGCAGATGTTGGAGAAAAATCCTAACCTCAAGTATGTCGTTCCGACTGAGGCCAGCAATCTCTGGTTTGATAACATGGTCATTCCAAAAACTGTGAAAAACCAAGATGCAGCCTATGCCTTTATCAATTTTATGTTGAAACCCGAAAATGCTCTGAAAAATGCGGAGTATGTGGGCTACTCAACACCAAACCTACCAGCCAAGGAAATGCTCCCAGAGGAGACTCGTGAGGACAAATCCTTCTATCCAGACGCTGATACCATGAAACACCTAGAAGTTTATGAGAAATTTGACCATAAATGGACAGGAAAATACAGCGACCTCTTCCTCCAGTTTAAAATGTATCGGAAGTAG
- the cas10 gene encoding type III-A CRISPR-associated protein Cas10/Csm1 encodes MKKEKIDLVYGSLLHAIGKVIQGSRCDEKDLGTIGSEWFRRFSDNEKIAQQIAKATSSDLPKDLAPDSLVYITSAAAKIASGLKGAADTHGGKEDFLSKQSDIFNVFSDSPSKRYLDVRPLELDGEPNYAKESSEPSDQSDYDLIVETLEKEFERLDFSQSEIYTLLNLLESTLSYVPVSTRTKELSDISLATYSRLTAGFALAIEDYLADKNCRDYEKVLGQDLEAFYSEKAFLLASFDLSGIQDFIYNIATAGAAKQLKARSLYLDFMGEHIADNLLEKLELTRANLLYVGGGHAYFILPNTEKTRESLAHFEAEFNEFLVKHFQTGLYVAFGWSPFSSNDMTTTLADYRKVYQTTSRMISQKKISRYDAKTLLELNQGGKSSQKECAICHSVEKLTKYKDQEVCHICAGMYRFAKEIQENYYIVTKEKGLPIGPGAYISGISKADLANEEWDRIYVKNSYSTDILKATHVFVGDYKYDEIYEYAKLSQDSETGQGIKRLAVVRLDVDDLGAAFMAGFSYQDGGKYNTLARSATFSRSMSLFFKVYINQFAKEKKLSIIYAGGDDVFAIGSWQDIIEFTICLRQNFIKWTNGKLTLSAGIGLFPDKTPVSLMAEETGKLEGAAKDNDKDSISLFKAGNTLKLDQSFGNVDSERNYTLKFDQFIDNVYNGKLKSIRYYFNIQDERGKSFVYRLIELLRNYDRMNIARLAYYLTRLEDQTSKDKKEEFKEFKDLFFSWYTGSDNERKEAEIALLLYIYEIRKDS; translated from the coding sequence TTGAAGAAAGAAAAGATTGATTTAGTTTATGGATCGCTTTTGCACGCTATCGGCAAGGTGATTCAAGGTTCCAGGTGTGATGAGAAAGACCTGGGTACCATTGGGTCCGAATGGTTTAGACGCTTTTCGGATAATGAAAAGATAGCCCAGCAGATAGCCAAGGCGACTTCTAGTGATTTGCCGAAGGACTTAGCTCCTGATAGTTTGGTCTATATCACGTCAGCTGCTGCAAAGATTGCTTCAGGTCTAAAAGGAGCAGCAGACACTCATGGAGGTAAAGAAGATTTCCTAAGCAAACAATCGGATATCTTCAATGTATTTTCAGATAGCCCTAGTAAGCGTTATCTTGATGTGCGTCCATTAGAGCTTGACGGGGAACCAAACTATGCTAAGGAATCGAGTGAGCCTTCTGACCAGTCAGATTATGACTTGATAGTAGAGACCTTAGAAAAAGAGTTTGAGAGATTGGACTTTAGCCAATCTGAGATATATACCCTTTTGAATCTCCTTGAGTCTACTCTTTCCTATGTGCCTGTTTCGACAAGAACCAAGGAATTATCGGATATTTCTCTAGCAACCTACAGTCGTCTGACAGCTGGCTTTGCCCTAGCTATAGAGGACTATTTAGCAGACAAGAATTGCCGTGACTATGAGAAGGTACTGGGGCAAGATTTAGAAGCTTTTTATAGCGAGAAGGCCTTTTTATTAGCAAGTTTTGACTTGTCAGGGATTCAAGACTTTATCTACAATATCGCAACGGCTGGAGCAGCCAAGCAACTAAAAGCACGTTCCTTGTATCTAGATTTTATGGGGGAACATATCGCTGACAACTTACTGGAGAAGTTAGAGCTTACGAGGGCTAATCTTCTCTACGTTGGTGGAGGGCACGCCTACTTTATCCTTCCAAACACCGAAAAAACTAGAGAGAGCTTGGCTCACTTTGAAGCAGAATTCAATGAGTTTTTGGTCAAGCATTTCCAGACAGGTTTGTACGTAGCATTTGGTTGGAGTCCGTTTTCTTCCAATGATATGACAACGACACTGGCCGACTATCGAAAAGTCTATCAAACAACTAGTCGGATGATTTCCCAAAAGAAAATTTCTCGTTACGATGCCAAAACTCTGCTTGAACTCAACCAAGGAGGAAAAAGCTCCCAGAAAGAATGTGCAATTTGTCACTCAGTCGAAAAGCTTACCAAGTATAAAGATCAAGAGGTCTGCCATATCTGTGCAGGGATGTATCGCTTTGCCAAGGAAATACAAGAAAACTACTATATTGTGACAAAAGAAAAAGGCCTGCCGATAGGTCCGGGAGCCTATATTAGTGGTATTTCAAAAGCCGACCTTGCCAATGAAGAGTGGGACCGTATTTATGTAAAGAATAGCTATAGTACAGATATCCTAAAAGCAACCCATGTCTTTGTCGGAGATTACAAGTATGATGAGATTTACGAGTACGCCAAATTATCTCAGGATAGTGAAACTGGACAAGGGATTAAGCGATTAGCAGTTGTTCGACTAGATGTGGATGATCTTGGAGCAGCCTTTATGGCTGGATTCTCCTATCAAGATGGTGGCAAATATAATACTCTGGCACGCTCGGCAACCTTCTCTAGAAGTATGAGTCTCTTCTTTAAGGTCTATATCAACCAGTTTGCGAAGGAGAAAAAACTATCGATCATTTATGCCGGTGGAGATGATGTATTTGCTATCGGTTCTTGGCAGGATATTATTGAGTTTACTATTTGTCTCCGACAAAACTTTATCAAGTGGACAAATGGCAAATTAACCCTATCAGCAGGAATCGGCCTCTTTCCAGATAAAACTCCAGTTAGCCTCATGGCTGAAGAAACTGGTAAGCTAGAAGGAGCAGCAAAGGATAACGACAAGGATAGTATTTCCCTTTTTAAAGCAGGTAATACCTTGAAGTTGGACCAATCTTTTGGCAATGTTGATTCTGAAAGAAATTATACATTGAAGTTCGACCAATTTATTGACAATGTCTATAATGGGAAACTGAAGAGCATTCGTTACTACTTTAATATTCAAGATGAGCGAGGAAAGAGTTTTGTATATAGACTTATTGAGC
- a CDS encoding ABC transporter permease, with amino-acid sequence MKKFANLYLAFVFIILYLPIFYLIGYAFNAGDDMNSFTGFSLSHFKTMFGDGRLMLILTQTFFLAFLSALIATIIGTFGAIYIYQSRKKYQEAFLSLNNILMVAPDVMIGASFLILFTQLKFSLGFLTVLSSHVAFSIPIVVLMVLPRLKEMNDDMIHAAYDLGASQFQMFKEIMLPYLTPSIIAGYFMAFTYSLDDFAVTFFVTGNGFSTLSVEIYSRARKGISLEINALSALVFLFSIILVVGYYFISREKEEQA; translated from the coding sequence ATGAAAAAATTTGCCAATCTCTACCTAGCCTTTGTCTTTATCATCCTTTATTTGCCGATTTTTTACCTGATTGGTTACGCCTTTAACGCAGGGGATGATATGAACAGCTTTACAGGATTTAGTCTGAGCCATTTTAAAACCATGTTTGGTGATGGTCGCCTCATGTTGATCCTCACCCAGACATTTTTCTTGGCCTTTCTATCAGCCTTGATTGCGACCATTATCGGGACTTTCGGTGCTATCTATATCTACCAGTCTCGTAAGAAATACCAAGAAGCCTTTTTATCACTCAATAATATCCTCATGGTTGCGCCTGACGTTATGATTGGTGCCAGCTTCTTGATTCTCTTTACCCAGCTTAAGTTTTCACTTGGCTTTTTGACTGTTCTATCTAGTCACGTGGCCTTTTCCATCCCTATCGTGGTCTTGATGGTCTTGCCTCGTCTTAAGGAGATGAATGATGACATGATTCATGCGGCCTATGACTTGGGTGCCAGCCAGTTTCAGATGTTTAAGGAAATCATGCTACCGTACCTGACACCGTCTATCATTGCAGGTTATTTCATGGCCTTCACCTATTCGCTGGATGACTTTGCCGTGACCTTCTTTGTAACAGGAAATGGCTTTTCTACCCTATCCGTTGAGATCTACTCTCGTGCTCGTAAGGGAATTTCGCTAGAAATCAATGCCCTGTCTGCCCTTGTCTTTCTCTTTAGTATTATCCTAGTGGTTGGATATTACTTTATTTCACGTGAGAAGGAGGAGCAAGCATGA
- a CDS encoding CRISPR-associated endonuclease Cas1 → MSDLFVQKSNHFLCLNNHKIIVKNGQGQIVKEISIHLVENLLIFGQAQVTTQLLRVLAKKNVNVYYFTGEGRRIFIQAMRERMLEIHQYVEVDKKRYTFFYMADMQIKGLIRAFESLKPELYVTGYTGE, encoded by the coding sequence ATGAGTGATTTATTTGTTCAAAAGTCTAACCATTTCCTGTGTCTTAACAATCATAAGATTATCGTAAAAAATGGTCAAGGTCAGATTGTTAAAGAAATTTCTATTCACTTAGTAGAGAACCTTTTGATTTTTGGTCAAGCACAGGTAACTACACAGTTACTTAGGGTTCTAGCTAAGAAAAATGTCAATGTCTATTATTTTACTGGGGAGGGGAGAAGGATTTTTATCCAGGCCATGAGAGAGCGCATGTTGGAAATCCATCAGTATGTCGAAGTCGACAAAAAACGCTATACTTTTTTCTATATGGCAGATATGCAAATTAAGGGATTGATTCGAGCTTTTGAGAGTCTAAAACCCGAACTTTATGTTACAGGCTATACAGGAGAATAA